In the Candidatus Methylomirabilota bacterium genome, one interval contains:
- a CDS encoding SDR family oxidoreductase, translated as MPGRLTGKVALITGAGMGMGREAAVLFAEEGARVVACDIIKTAADETAALVEKAGGQAVAVIGDVAVEDDVKKMVEEGVKRFGALHVLYNNAGVLWKDKDRSVLETDGAQWDRVMAINLKSVFWVTKHGIPYLKQAGGGSIILVGSVSALAGFTRAQDAYTAAKGALISLNKSLAIQFAKDRIRSNIIHPGIVETPLQAPYLTPELRAEFNTGIPLGRIGQPRDIAYAALFLASEESSFMTGAEMIVDGGFMAQ; from the coding sequence GGCCGGGAGGCCGCCGTCCTCTTCGCCGAGGAGGGCGCGCGCGTCGTCGCGTGCGACATCATCAAAACGGCCGCGGATGAGACCGCGGCGCTGGTCGAGAAGGCGGGCGGCCAGGCCGTGGCGGTCATCGGCGACGTTGCCGTTGAAGACGACGTGAAGAAGATGGTGGAGGAAGGCGTGAAGCGTTTCGGGGCGCTCCACGTTCTCTACAACAACGCGGGCGTCCTGTGGAAGGACAAGGACCGCTCGGTGCTGGAGACCGACGGCGCGCAGTGGGACCGCGTCATGGCCATCAACCTCAAGAGCGTCTTCTGGGTCACCAAGCACGGCATCCCGTACCTGAAGCAGGCCGGCGGCGGATCCATCATCCTCGTCGGCTCGGTCTCCGCGCTGGCGGGCTTCACGCGCGCGCAGGATGCGTACACGGCGGCCAAGGGCGCCCTGATCTCACTCAACAAGTCGCTGGCCATCCAGTTCGCGAAGGACCGGATCCGCTCCAATATCATCCACCCGGGGATCGTCGAGACCCCGCTGCAGGCTCCGTACCTCACGCCCGAGCTCAGAGCCGAGTTCAACACGGGCATTCCGCTGGGACGCATCGGCCAGCCCCGGGACATCGCCTACGCCGCGCTCTTCCTTGCGTCTGAGGAGTCGTCCTTCATGACGGGCGCCGAGATGATCGTCGACGGCGGTTTCATGGCCCAATAA